One genomic region from Streptomyces sp. NBC_00582 encodes:
- a CDS encoding thioredoxin family protein — MTDVTDADFEAEVIGSELPVLVEFTADWCPPCRQMGPVLKALAAEEGDRLKVVQLDVDRNPETTNAYKVLSMPTFMVFRGGEPVKAMVGARPKRRLLEELSDVL, encoded by the coding sequence GTGACCGATGTGACGGACGCGGACTTCGAGGCCGAGGTCATCGGCTCCGAGCTGCCGGTGCTGGTGGAGTTCACCGCCGACTGGTGCCCGCCGTGCCGGCAGATGGGTCCGGTGCTGAAGGCGCTCGCCGCCGAGGAGGGGGACCGGCTGAAGGTGGTGCAGCTCGACGTGGACCGCAACCCGGAGACGACCAACGCCTACAAGGTGCTGTCGATGCCGACGTTCATGGTGTTCCGGGGCGGTGAGCCGGTGAAGGCGATGGTGGGCGCCCGGCCGAAGCGCCGGCTGCTGGAGGAACTGTCGGACGTGCTC
- a CDS encoding MerR family transcriptional regulator, protein MRIGELAARAGTTTRTLRYYESRGLLPARRGENGYRTYDEDDLKLLRQIRTLQDFGFDLEETRPFVECLRAGHPEGDACPASLAVYRRKLDELDALIGELRAVREQVAGQLVRAERARDALAAEAQVPGGPEPGCELGGR, encoded by the coding sequence ATGCGAATCGGCGAGCTGGCCGCACGGGCCGGGACCACCACGCGGACGCTGCGGTACTACGAGTCGCGGGGGCTGCTGCCCGCGCGGCGCGGGGAGAACGGCTACCGGACCTATGACGAGGACGATCTGAAGCTGCTGCGGCAGATCAGGACGCTCCAGGACTTCGGGTTCGACCTGGAGGAGACCCGGCCGTTCGTGGAGTGCCTGCGGGCCGGTCACCCCGAGGGCGACGCGTGCCCGGCGTCCCTCGCGGTCTACCGGCGCAAGCTGGACGAGCTCGACGCCCTCATCGGGGAGCTGCGGGCGGTGCGCGAGCAGGTCGCGGGGCAGCTCGTGCGGGCGGAGCGGGCGCGGGACGCGCTGGCCGCCGAGGCGCAGGTTCCGGGGGGTCCGGAACCCGGATGCGAACTGGGAGGCCGATAG
- a CDS encoding DUF2127 domain-containing protein yields MKIDWDRRTCARRGHVTYAPDDPRLRVRLRAETALGEVWRCLRCGDFVLGEPHGAGPAADAPLVPRGKVLRDLFVLRFLAVERAVRGVFIVLVAAAVWKFSNSRDAVRRLFDEYLDVLRPVFRHFHYDLDHSPVVGTLQKTFGYRHSTLLLVAGLLLAYALVELVEAVGLWYAKRWAEYLTVVATAAFLPLEIYELTEHISWLKIGTLVLNVLAVLYILLTKRLFGLRGGHGAFEAERRSASLLEVEESAGLPVGEPLLP; encoded by the coding sequence ATGAAGATCGACTGGGACCGGCGGACCTGCGCCCGGCGCGGGCATGTGACGTACGCGCCGGACGACCCCCGGCTGCGGGTGCGGCTGCGGGCGGAGACCGCCCTCGGAGAGGTCTGGCGCTGTCTGCGCTGCGGTGACTTCGTCCTCGGTGAGCCGCACGGCGCGGGCCCGGCCGCCGACGCCCCGCTGGTGCCGCGCGGCAAGGTGCTCCGGGACCTGTTCGTGCTCCGCTTCCTCGCGGTCGAGCGGGCCGTGCGCGGGGTGTTCATCGTGCTGGTCGCGGCGGCCGTGTGGAAGTTCAGCAACTCCCGGGACGCGGTCCGCCGCCTCTTCGACGAGTACCTCGACGTCCTCCGCCCGGTCTTCCGCCACTTCCACTACGACCTCGACCACTCACCGGTCGTCGGCACCCTCCAGAAGACGTTCGGCTACCGGCACTCCACGCTTCTGCTGGTGGCGGGGCTGCTCCTCGCGTACGCCCTGGTCGAGCTGGTCGAGGCGGTGGGCCTCTGGTACGCCAAGCGCTGGGCGGAGTATCTGACGGTCGTCGCCACCGCCGCCTTCCTGCCCCTGGAGATCTACGAGCTCACCGAACACATCAGCTGGTTGAAGATCGGCACGCTGGTGCTCAACGTCCTCGCCGTCCTCTACATCCTGCTGACCAAGCGGCTGTTCGGGCTGCGGGGCGGTCACGGCGCGTTCGAGGCGGAGCGCAGAAGCGCCTCCCTGCTGGAGGTCGAGGAGTCGGCGGGGCTGCCGGTGGGCGAACCGCTCTTGCCTTGA
- a CDS encoding cation:dicarboxylate symporter family transporter: MPTKTSRRAAVAASTTPNTAPAAPAGKRDRTHYLYIAVIAAVALGIAVGLIWPDLGVELKPLGTGFVNLIKMMISPIIFCTIVLGIGSVRKAAKVGAVGGIALGYFLVMSLVALSIGLVVGNILHPGDGLHLTDAIKATGHDQVSDEALPPVEFVLSIIPTTFLSAFTEGQVLQTLLVALLAGFALQAMGNVGQPVLRGIEHIQRLVFRILAMVMWAAPIGAFGAIAAVVGSAGLDALKSLAVLMLGFYVTCFLFVFVVLGVLLRVVAGLNILVLFKYLAREFLLILSTSSSESALPRLIAKMEHLGVSKPVVGITVPTGYSFNLDGTMIYMTMASLYIADALGTPMSIGEQIPLLLFLLLASKGAAGVSGAGLATLAGGLQSHKPALVDGVGLIVGIDRFMSEARALTNFAGNAVATVLVGTWTKEIDKARVQQVLAGEIPFDEKTLLDDGETVTGSEVPEPREDGEKELAKA, encoded by the coding sequence ATGCCGACGAAGACGTCAAGGAGGGCAGCCGTGGCCGCCAGCACCACCCCCAATACGGCACCTGCCGCACCCGCTGGGAAGCGGGACCGCACCCACTATCTCTACATCGCCGTCATCGCCGCCGTGGCGCTCGGCATCGCCGTGGGGCTGATCTGGCCCGACCTCGGCGTCGAGCTCAAGCCGCTCGGCACCGGCTTCGTGAACCTGATCAAGATGATGATCTCCCCGATCATCTTCTGCACGATCGTCCTCGGCATCGGCTCCGTACGGAAGGCCGCCAAGGTCGGCGCCGTCGGCGGTATCGCGCTGGGCTACTTCCTGGTGATGTCGCTGGTCGCGCTGAGCATCGGCCTCGTCGTCGGCAACATCCTGCACCCCGGTGACGGACTGCACCTCACCGACGCGATCAAGGCCACCGGCCACGACCAGGTCTCCGACGAGGCGCTGCCGCCGGTCGAGTTCGTCCTGTCGATCATCCCGACGACGTTCCTGTCGGCCTTCACCGAGGGCCAGGTCCTGCAGACCCTCCTGGTGGCCCTGCTCGCCGGTTTCGCGCTGCAGGCCATGGGCAACGTGGGCCAGCCGGTCCTGCGCGGCATCGAGCACATCCAGCGGCTCGTCTTCCGCATCCTCGCCATGGTGATGTGGGCCGCCCCGATCGGTGCCTTCGGCGCCATCGCCGCGGTGGTCGGCTCGGCCGGTCTCGACGCGCTCAAGAGCCTCGCGGTCCTCATGCTCGGCTTCTACGTCACCTGCTTCCTGTTCGTCTTCGTCGTCCTCGGTGTGCTGCTGCGGGTGGTCGCGGGCCTGAACATCCTGGTCCTCTTCAAGTACCTGGCCCGTGAGTTCCTGCTGATCCTGTCCACCTCCTCCTCCGAGTCCGCGCTGCCGCGCCTCATCGCGAAGATGGAGCACCTCGGGGTCAGCAAGCCCGTCGTCGGCATCACCGTCCCGACCGGCTACTCCTTCAACCTCGACGGCACCATGATCTACATGACCATGGCGTCCCTCTACATCGCCGACGCCCTGGGCACCCCGATGTCGATCGGGGAGCAGATCCCCCTCCTGCTCTTCCTGCTTCTCGCCTCCAAGGGCGCGGCGGGCGTCAGCGGCGCCGGTCTGGCCACGCTGGCCGGTGGTCTGCAGTCCCACAAGCCGGCCCTGGTGGACGGCGTCGGTCTGATCGTCGGCATCGACCGCTTCATGAGCGAGGCCCGCGCCCTGACGAACTTCGCGGGCAACGCGGTCGCCACCGTCCTGGTCGGCACCTGGACCAAGGAGATCGACAAGGCCCGGGTCCAGCAGGTGCTCGCCGGCGAGATCCCCTTCGACGAGAAGACCCTGCTCGACGACGGCGAGACCGTCACCGGCTCCGAGGTGCCCGAGCCCCGCGAGGACGGCGAGAAGGAACTCGCCAAGGCCTGA
- a CDS encoding sensor histidine kinase, which yields MRLSVRVPRPRSLAGQLFAMQAVLIAVLVAGYALFTYVSDRNQAEEAAGRQATAVARSVADSPSVHAAVRTANPTAELQPYALRVMKDTEVDFVTIMNPEGIRWTHPEEDQIGRHFRGNTAKALAGETFTETYTGTLGASVRAVTPIEDGDRIIGLVSAGIRVEAISKRVQDQVTALFSAAAGALLLGAVGTYVINASLRRHTHGMNAAELSRMHDYHQAALHAVREGLLMLDGQYRVALINDGGQELLGVPGDVVGKSVADLGLPAPLTGALLASEPRVDEVHLTAERVLVINTSPVSGGERRGTVVTLRDVTELQSLMGELDSERGFTQALRSQAHEAANRLHTVVSLIELGRAEEAVEFATAELELAQALTDQVVAAVSEPVLAALLLGKTAQANERGVELVVSQDSGLDDGLLPRSLPARDLVTILGNLIDNAVDAAQGSVRARVTVTACTEGDELLLRVADTGAGVDPAHASLVFERGFSTKPAGPGGRGLGLALVRQAVHRHEGTLSVAEADGGGAQFVVRLPLRRATAVPGGKG from the coding sequence ATGCGTCTCTCCGTCCGTGTGCCGAGACCCCGCAGCCTGGCCGGCCAGCTCTTCGCCATGCAGGCGGTGCTGATAGCGGTGCTCGTGGCGGGGTACGCGCTGTTCACCTACGTCAGTGACCGCAACCAGGCCGAGGAGGCCGCGGGCCGCCAGGCGACCGCGGTGGCCCGCTCGGTCGCCGACTCTCCGTCCGTGCACGCGGCCGTCCGTACGGCGAACCCGACGGCCGAGCTCCAGCCGTACGCCCTGCGGGTCATGAAGGACACCGAGGTCGACTTCGTGACGATCATGAATCCGGAGGGCATCCGCTGGACCCACCCGGAGGAGGACCAGATCGGCCGGCACTTCCGGGGCAACACGGCGAAGGCCCTGGCGGGCGAGACCTTCACGGAGACCTACACCGGCACGCTCGGCGCGTCCGTCCGCGCGGTCACCCCGATCGAGGACGGCGACCGGATCATCGGTCTGGTCAGCGCGGGCATCAGGGTCGAGGCGATCAGCAAGCGGGTCCAGGACCAGGTCACGGCCCTGTTCTCGGCGGCGGCGGGAGCGCTGCTGCTGGGCGCGGTGGGCACGTACGTCATCAACGCCTCCCTGCGCCGCCACACCCACGGCATGAACGCGGCCGAGCTCAGCCGGATGCACGACTACCACCAGGCGGCGCTGCACGCGGTGCGCGAGGGGCTGCTGATGCTGGACGGGCAGTACCGGGTGGCGCTGATCAACGACGGGGGACAGGAGCTGCTCGGGGTGCCGGGGGACGTCGTGGGCAAGTCGGTGGCGGACCTGGGGCTGCCGGCGCCGCTGACGGGCGCGTTGCTGGCCTCCGAGCCCCGGGTGGACGAGGTGCATCTGACGGCGGAGCGGGTCCTGGTGATCAACACCTCACCCGTGTCCGGCGGAGAACGCCGGGGCACAGTGGTGACCCTCCGCGACGTCACCGAACTCCAGTCTCTGATGGGCGAGTTGGACTCCGAGCGGGGCTTCACCCAGGCGCTGCGCTCCCAGGCGCACGAGGCGGCCAACCGGCTGCACACGGTGGTGTCGCTGATCGAGCTGGGACGGGCCGAGGAGGCGGTCGAGTTCGCGACGGCGGAGCTGGAGCTGGCCCAGGCGCTGACGGACCAGGTGGTGGCGGCGGTCAGCGAACCGGTCCTCGCGGCGCTGCTGCTGGGCAAGACGGCCCAGGCGAACGAGCGGGGCGTGGAGCTGGTGGTGTCGCAGGACAGCGGGCTGGACGACGGTCTGCTCCCCCGGTCCCTGCCGGCCCGCGATCTGGTCACCATCCTCGGCAACCTCATCGACAACGCGGTGGACGCGGCGCAGGGGAGTGTGCGGGCGCGGGTCACGGTGACCGCGTGCACCGAGGGGGACGAGTTGCTCCTGAGGGTGGCGGACACGGGCGCGGGGGTGGATCCTGCCCACGCCTCCCTGGTCTTCGAACGGGGCTTCTCGACGAAGCCGGCGGGTCCCGGGGGGCGTGGTCTTGGTCTCGCCCTGGTCCGGCAGGCCGTGCACCGGCACGAGGGGACGCTGTCGGTGGCGGAGGCGGACGGGGGCGGGGCCCAGTTCGTGGTGCGGCTGCCGTTGCGGCGGGCGACGGCGGTGCCAGGAGGCAAGGGATGA
- a CDS encoding response regulator, translating into MTQVPEVPGDEPIRVLVVEDDPVAADAHVMYVGRVPGFVAVGKAHTGAEARRLLDRTPVDLLLLDLHLPDAHGLQLARSLRAAGYHADVIAVTSARDLTVVREGVSLGVVQYVLKPFTFATLRDRLVRYAEFRGAAGEASGQDEVDRALAALRAPSPAALPKGLSAPTLERVTEAVREAAEGLTAAGVAEAVGISRITARRYLEHLVEAGRAERKPLYGQVGRPELVYRWVKGAAGKGR; encoded by the coding sequence ATGACGCAAGTGCCGGAAGTGCCGGGTGATGAGCCCATCAGAGTGCTGGTCGTCGAGGACGATCCGGTGGCCGCGGACGCGCATGTCATGTACGTCGGGCGGGTGCCGGGGTTCGTCGCGGTCGGAAAGGCGCACACGGGTGCGGAGGCGCGGCGCCTGCTGGACCGTACGCCGGTGGACCTGCTGTTGCTGGACCTGCACCTGCCGGACGCGCACGGGCTGCAACTGGCCCGTTCCCTGCGGGCGGCGGGCTATCACGCGGACGTCATCGCGGTGACGTCCGCCCGTGATCTCACCGTCGTCCGGGAGGGGGTGTCGCTCGGGGTGGTGCAGTACGTGCTGAAACCGTTCACTTTCGCGACGCTCCGGGACCGCCTCGTCCGCTACGCGGAGTTCCGCGGGGCGGCCGGTGAGGCGAGCGGCCAGGACGAGGTCGACCGCGCCCTGGCGGCCCTGCGCGCGCCGAGCCCGGCGGCCCTGCCCAAGGGCCTGAGCGCGCCGACCCTGGAACGCGTCACGGAGGCCGTCCGGGAGGCGGCGGAGGGCCTGACGGCGGCGGGCGTGGCCGAGGCGGTGGGCATCTCGCGGATCACCGCCCGGCGGTATCTGGAGCATCTGGTGGAGGCGGGAAGAGCCGAGCGGAAGCCGCTGTACGGGCAGGTGGGCAGGCCCGAGTTGGTGTACCGGTGGGTGAAGGGGGCGGCGGGCAAGGGCCGGTGA
- a CDS encoding ATP-dependent 6-phosphofructokinase: MRIGVLTAGGDCPGLNAVIRSVVHRAVDNYGDEVIGFEDGYAGLLDGRYRSLDLNAVSGILARGGTILGSSRLERDRLREACESASDMIHDFGIDALIPIGGEGTLTAARMLSDAGLPVVGVPKTIDNDISSTDRTFGFDTAVGVATEAMDRLKTTAESHQRVMVVEVMGRHAGWIALESGMAAGAHGICLPERPFDPADLVKMVEERFSRGKKFAVVCVAEGAHPAEGTMDYGKGAIDKFGHERFQGIGTALAYELEKRLGKEARPVILGHVQRGGVPTAYDRVLATRFGWHAVEAAHRGEFGMMTALRGTDVVMVPLAQAVTELKTVPKDRMDEAESVF; this comes from the coding sequence ATGCGCATCGGAGTTCTCACCGCAGGTGGCGACTGCCCCGGCCTGAACGCAGTGATCCGGTCGGTGGTGCACCGCGCGGTCGACAACTACGGCGACGAGGTCATCGGCTTCGAGGACGGTTACGCCGGTCTCCTGGACGGCCGTTACCGCAGCCTCGACCTCAACGCGGTGAGCGGCATCCTGGCCCGCGGCGGCACCATCCTCGGCTCGTCCCGCCTGGAGCGCGACCGGCTGCGCGAGGCCTGCGAGTCCGCCTCGGACATGATCCACGACTTCGGCATCGACGCCCTGATCCCGATCGGCGGCGAGGGCACGCTGACCGCGGCGCGCATGCTGAGCGACGCCGGTCTGCCGGTGGTCGGCGTCCCCAAGACGATCGACAACGACATCTCCTCCACGGACCGCACCTTCGGCTTCGACACGGCGGTCGGCGTCGCCACGGAGGCGATGGACCGTCTGAAGACCACGGCCGAATCGCACCAGCGCGTGATGGTCGTCGAGGTCATGGGCCGCCACGCCGGCTGGATCGCCCTGGAGTCGGGCATGGCGGCCGGCGCCCACGGCATCTGTCTGCCCGAGCGCCCCTTCGACCCCGCCGACCTGGTCAAGATGGTCGAGGAGCGCTTCTCGCGCGGCAAGAAGTTCGCCGTGGTGTGCGTGGCGGAAGGCGCCCACCCCGCCGAGGGCACCATGGACTACGGCAAGGGCGCCATCGACAAGTTCGGCCACGAGCGCTTCCAGGGCATCGGCACGGCCCTCGCGTACGAGCTGGAGAAGCGGCTCGGCAAGGAGGCCCGGCCGGTCATCCTCGGTCACGTCCAGCGCGGCGGCGTCCCCACGGCCTACGACCGTGTCCTCGCCACCCGCTTCGGCTGGCACGCGGTGGAGGCGGCGCACCGCGGCGAGTTCGGCATGATGACGGCCCTGCGCGGCACCGACGTGGTCATGGTCCCGCTGGCGCAGGCGGTCACCGAACTGAAGACGGTCCCCAAGGACCGCATGGACGAGGCCGAGTCGGTCTTCTAG
- the pta gene encoding phosphate acetyltransferase, whose product MTRSVYVTGIDRGDGRQVVELGVMELLTRQVDRVGVFRPLVHDGPDRLFELLRARYRLAQDPATVYGMDYHEASALQAEQGADELVSTLVERFHLVARDYDVVLVLGTDYADTQFPDELALNARLANEFGASVISVVGGRGQTAESVLAETRNAYRAYLALGCDVLAVLANRVAPEDRQEIAEGLAKRLPVPCYVLPDEPALSAPTVAQVSHALGARVVLGDDSGLARDALGFVFGGAMLPNFLNALTPGCLVVTPGDRADLVIGSLAAHSAGTPPIAGVLLTLNEVPGEEILTLAARLAPGTPVISVPGNSFPTAEQLFSLEGKLNAATPRKAETALGLFERHVDTAALLKRVSAPSTDRVTPMMFEHKLLEQARADRRRVVLPEGTEERVLHAAEVLLRRGVCDLTLLGPADRIRKKAADLGIDLGGCQVIDPATSELRDAFAEKYAQFRAHKGVTVELAYDVVSDVNYFGTLMVQEGLADGMVSGSVHSTAATIRPAFEIIKTKPDADIVSSVFFMCLADKVLVYGDCAVNPDPNAEQLADIAIQSAATAAQFGVEPRIAMLSYSTGTSGSGADVDKVREATELVRARRPDLRIEGPIQYDAAVEPSVAATKLPGSEVAGQASVLIFPDLNTGNNTYKAVQRSAGAIAVGPVLQGLRKPVNDLSRGALVPDIVTTVAITAIQAQTLDQKAAQQ is encoded by the coding sequence GTGACCCGCAGCGTGTACGTGACCGGAATCGACCGCGGCGACGGCCGGCAGGTCGTCGAACTGGGGGTCATGGAGCTCCTGACCCGGCAGGTCGACCGGGTGGGCGTCTTCCGCCCGCTCGTCCACGACGGGCCGGACCGGCTGTTCGAGCTGCTGCGTGCCCGCTACCGGCTGGCGCAGGACCCGGCGACGGTGTACGGGATGGACTACCACGAGGCGTCCGCGCTCCAGGCCGAGCAGGGCGCGGACGAACTGGTCTCCACCCTCGTCGAGCGGTTCCACCTGGTCGCCCGGGACTACGACGTCGTCCTCGTCCTCGGGACGGACTACGCCGACACCCAGTTCCCGGACGAGCTGGCCCTCAACGCGCGCCTGGCCAACGAGTTCGGCGCGTCGGTGATCTCCGTCGTCGGGGGCCGCGGGCAGACGGCGGAGTCCGTCCTCGCCGAGACCCGCAACGCCTACCGGGCCTATCTGGCGCTCGGCTGCGACGTGCTCGCCGTCCTCGCCAACCGCGTGGCCCCCGAGGACCGGCAGGAGATCGCCGAAGGGCTCGCGAAGCGCCTGCCCGTCCCCTGTTACGTGCTGCCCGACGAGCCCGCCCTGTCCGCGCCGACCGTCGCCCAGGTCAGCCACGCGCTCGGCGCGCGGGTGGTGCTCGGCGACGACTCCGGGCTCGCGCGTGACGCCCTCGGCTTCGTCTTCGGCGGCGCGATGCTGCCGAACTTCCTCAACGCCCTGACCCCCGGCTGCCTCGTCGTCACCCCGGGCGACCGGGCCGACCTGGTCATCGGCTCGCTCGCCGCGCACAGCGCCGGCACCCCGCCGATCGCCGGTGTGCTGCTCACGCTCAACGAGGTCCCGGGCGAGGAGATCCTCACCCTCGCCGCCAGGCTCGCCCCCGGCACCCCGGTCATCTCGGTGCCCGGCAACAGCTTCCCCACGGCCGAGCAGCTGTTCTCGCTGGAGGGCAAGCTGAACGCGGCCACCCCGCGCAAGGCGGAGACGGCCCTCGGACTCTTCGAGCGGCATGTCGACACCGCCGCTCTCCTCAAGCGCGTCTCCGCCCCCAGCACCGACCGTGTCACGCCGATGATGTTCGAGCACAAGCTGCTGGAGCAGGCCCGCGCCGACAGGCGGCGGGTGGTGCTGCCGGAGGGCACCGAGGAGCGGGTGCTGCACGCGGCCGAGGTGCTGCTGCGGCGCGGGGTCTGCGACCTCACCCTCCTCGGCCCGGCGGACCGGATCCGCAAGAAGGCCGCCGACCTCGGGATCGACCTGGGCGGCTGTCAGGTGATCGATCCGGCGACGAGCGAGCTGCGCGACGCCTTCGCCGAGAAGTACGCGCAGTTCCGCGCCCACAAGGGCGTCACCGTCGAGCTGGCCTACGACGTCGTCTCCGATGTGAACTACTTCGGCACGCTGATGGTGCAGGAGGGGCTCGCGGACGGCATGGTCTCCGGGTCCGTGCACTCCACGGCCGCGACGATCCGGCCCGCCTTCGAGATCATCAAGACCAAGCCGGACGCCGACATCGTCTCGTCCGTCTTCTTCATGTGCCTCGCCGACAAGGTCCTCGTCTACGGCGACTGCGCGGTGAACCCCGACCCGAACGCCGAGCAGCTCGCCGACATCGCCATCCAGTCGGCCGCCACCGCCGCCCAGTTCGGCGTGGAGCCGAGGATCGCGATGCTGTCGTACTCGACCGGTACGTCCGGGTCGGGCGCCGACGTCGACAAGGTGCGCGAGGCCACCGAGCTGGTGCGCGCGCGGCGGCCCGACCTGAGGATCGAGGGGCCGATCCAGTACGACGCCGCCGTGGAGCCCAGCGTCGCCGCGACCAAGCTGCCGGGGTCCGAAGTGGCGGGCCAGGCCAGCGTGTTGATCTTCCCGGACCTGAACACCGGCAACAACACCTACAAGGCCGTGCAGCGTTCGGCCGGCGCGATCGCCGTCGGACCGGTGCTGCAGGGGCTGCGCAAGCCCGTCAACGACCTGTCCCGGGGTGCCCTCGTGCCCGACATCGTCACCACCGTCGCCATCACGGCGATCCAGGCCCAGACCCTCGACCAGAAGGCTGCCCAGCAGTGA